The proteins below come from a single Leptotrichia sp. oral taxon 223 genomic window:
- a CDS encoding efflux RND transporter periplasmic adaptor subunit: MKLYNKKIIVGLAILAMFAISCGKKKQAVTNNARPVKVQVIGQNSISLGYTASGTLKGIEEVPYTATSSGEIVVINAKNGDSVNAGQVIVSIDNQAARSNVRSAASNVNTASSNINSAAAALEEARINYEKYNMLYNKRLVTETDYLKAKTNYDAARAQLNASRNSLSSARAELDSANDTNRKSVIKTNTTGTIANMNLELHQQTSAGSALFTVVNESEMQLEVGVSSEVINKIHVGTQAKVKVDELQGEELVGTVYEVSAAASSATRQFVVKIKIPNPDRKLKSGMYGTASIDTGAENGLVIPKKAIVVKGVEQVVYIVQNGKAVAIPIKVTNQNQEMAAVTGNGLTAGVELIVDGQNVVQANEAVRKVQ, encoded by the coding sequence ATGAAATTATATAATAAAAAAATCATAGTAGGCTTGGCAATACTTGCGATGTTTGCCATATCTTGTGGAAAGAAAAAACAGGCTGTAACAAATAACGCAAGGCCGGTAAAAGTGCAGGTTATTGGACAAAATTCAATTTCCTTGGGATATACAGCGAGCGGAACCTTGAAAGGGATTGAGGAAGTACCTTACACAGCGACTTCTTCTGGAGAGATAGTTGTAATAAATGCAAAAAATGGGGACAGCGTAAATGCGGGACAGGTAATTGTATCAATTGATAATCAGGCTGCCAGATCAAATGTAAGAAGTGCAGCTTCAAATGTAAACACAGCTTCGTCAAATATCAACTCAGCTGCGGCTGCACTTGAAGAAGCGAGAATCAATTACGAAAAATATAATATGCTTTACAACAAAAGACTGGTAACTGAAACAGACTATCTAAAGGCAAAAACTAACTATGATGCTGCAAGAGCGCAGTTAAATGCCTCAAGAAACAGTTTAAGTTCGGCACGGGCAGAGCTAGATTCTGCAAACGACACAAATAGAAAATCTGTAATAAAAACGAATACAACAGGAACGATTGCAAATATGAATTTGGAACTTCACCAGCAGACATCAGCAGGAAGCGCCTTGTTTACTGTGGTAAATGAATCGGAAATGCAGCTGGAAGTGGGAGTTTCATCAGAAGTAATAAATAAAATCCATGTAGGAACGCAGGCAAAGGTAAAAGTTGATGAGCTGCAAGGGGAAGAGCTGGTAGGAACTGTATATGAAGTATCAGCTGCGGCAAGTTCAGCGACAAGACAATTTGTTGTGAAAATAAAAATTCCTAATCCTGACAGAAAGCTGAAAAGCGGAATGTATGGAACTGCAAGTATAGACACTGGAGCTGAAAATGGACTAGTTATCCCTAAAAAAGCTATTGTTGTAAAGGGAGTAGAACAGGTAGTCTATATAGTTCAAAATGGCAAAGCGGTTGCGATACCGATAAAAGTTACAAATCAGAATCAGGAAATGGCAGCAGTTACTGGAAATGGGCTTACTGCAGGTGTAGAGCTTATAGTAGATGGGCAAAATGTTGTACAGGCTAATGAAGCAGTGAGAAAAGTGCAGTAA
- a CDS encoding TolC family protein, whose amino-acid sequence MEKNRNKIVVSILLLLMAIPNFAQKITIQEAAEMAVKNNKDIKVGMLEVDRGQIDVSRTWKQRFFTVSYNASANAYFKNVMSQKTGEAYQQYLSLSQPLFTGGKLKLGNEISKDNLKLAELKLDKTKKDTVLSTVQAYIDVYDAISTLGVLQKSKEALEENYKIQTEKYNLRMVTKPEYREAERSLKAMEAQIVEQQGNIEIAKESLGILIGVPNPSSIEIVPFGVEDNFTKTIDLEKDMEKLTTQNTEYKIAQKQIDLSKKNTKLERASFFPVINGVVNYGALSSKNKLKDAFEVKDFSSAAGVKFTWDIFDWGKRKDDVKYAKKTEEIAAVKSEQTLEQVKANMRKTYYKLQALEKSLEALRVAVESAEETYELEKERYNYNLITMNNLLDAEAKLRQSRVNYANSRLQYYYLVSQYGAFLD is encoded by the coding sequence ATGGAAAAAAACAGAAATAAAATAGTAGTATCAATATTGCTATTGTTAATGGCAATTCCCAATTTTGCACAAAAGATAACGATTCAGGAAGCTGCTGAAATGGCGGTGAAAAATAACAAGGATATAAAAGTGGGAATGCTAGAAGTGGACAGAGGACAGATAGATGTAAGCAGAACGTGGAAACAGAGATTTTTTACAGTGAGCTACAACGCTTCGGCAAACGCCTACTTTAAAAATGTCATGTCGCAAAAGACTGGGGAAGCATATCAACAATATCTGTCATTATCACAGCCGCTTTTTACAGGCGGAAAATTGAAGCTAGGAAATGAAATAAGCAAGGATAACTTGAAATTAGCTGAGCTGAAATTAGATAAGACAAAAAAAGATACGGTTTTAAGTACGGTTCAGGCATATATTGACGTATATGATGCGATTAGTACGCTTGGCGTGCTGCAAAAGTCGAAGGAAGCATTGGAAGAAAATTATAAAATTCAGACTGAGAAATATAACTTGAGAATGGTTACAAAGCCTGAATACAGGGAGGCCGAAAGAAGCCTGAAGGCTATGGAGGCACAGATTGTAGAACAGCAGGGAAATATCGAGATTGCAAAAGAGTCTTTGGGAATACTGATTGGAGTGCCGAACCCAAGCAGCATTGAAATAGTGCCATTTGGAGTGGAGGACAATTTTACCAAAACGATTGACTTGGAAAAGGATATGGAAAAATTGACAACACAGAATACTGAGTATAAAATCGCACAGAAACAGATTGATCTAAGCAAAAAAAATACAAAGCTGGAAAGGGCAAGTTTTTTCCCAGTAATTAATGGAGTAGTAAATTATGGAGCATTAAGTTCAAAAAATAAGTTAAAGGATGCATTTGAAGTGAAGGATTTTTCATCGGCAGCAGGAGTAAAATTCACTTGGGACATTTTTGACTGGGGAAAAAGAAAAGATGATGTGAAATATGCCAAGAAAACTGAGGAAATTGCAGCGGTGAAATCAGAACAGACATTGGAACAGGTTAAGGCAAATATGAGAAAAACATATTACAAGCTGCAGGCGCTGGAAAAAAGTCTGGAAGCGTTGAGAGTTGCGGTGGAAAGTGCGGAAGAAACATATGAATTGGAAAAGGAAAGATATAACTATAATTTGATAACAATGAACAACTTGCTTGATGCAGAGGCAAAATTAAGACAAAGCCGTGTAAATTATGCAAATTCAAGACTTCAATATTATTATCTTGTATCACAGTATGGAGCTTTTCTTGATTAA
- a CDS encoding TetR/AcrR family transcriptional regulator codes for MERKKNVKSQKRKKIVDKAWELFAKNGYEETKVEDITKDLGISKGSFYTYFATKDELLYEVLEKIKKEAIGNLENINVDQMPEKVLEDYAKAKMNHAVKILNNMKLKAVEKYSIDPKLRSFFEELRGKSIDFIKTNIVEKFNRENGNKYKAQIISEFILTSIEEFLYDEFVLKSFRNMKDDELINIKNTDKIENSLKEIIKFINNALR; via the coding sequence TTGGAAAGAAAGAAAAATGTAAAAAGCCAGAAAAGGAAGAAAATCGTCGATAAGGCGTGGGAACTGTTTGCAAAAAACGGATACGAGGAAACAAAGGTGGAGGATATTACAAAGGATTTAGGAATATCTAAAGGGAGTTTTTATACGTATTTTGCAACTAAGGATGAGCTGCTTTATGAAGTTTTAGAAAAAATAAAAAAGGAAGCAATTGGAAATCTTGAAAATATAAATGTTGATCAAATGCCAGAAAAGGTTCTAGAAGATTACGCAAAAGCTAAAATGAATCATGCTGTTAAAATTTTGAATAATATGAAACTAAAAGCGGTTGAGAAATATTCGATTGATCCAAAATTAAGAAGTTTTTTTGAAGAACTGCGGGGAAAATCAATTGATTTTATAAAAACAAATATTGTTGAAAAATTTAACAGGGAAAATGGGAATAAATACAAGGCACAGATTATATCAGAATTTATATTAACTTCAATAGAGGAATTTCTGTATGATGAATTTGTCTTAAAAAGTTTTAGGAATATGAAGGATGATGAGCTGATTAATATAAAAAATACAGATAAAATTGAAAATTCGCTGAAGGAAATAATAAAGTTTATAAATAATGCATTAAGATAA
- a CDS encoding vWA domain-containing protein: MKKIFNLCFFLLVSLVIFPASKTKKVTFGKKADPKKMELVFILDRSGSMGGLESDTIGGFNSVLEKQRKDKNGQVNVTTVLFDNEYELLHSKIPIQQVKPLTEKEYFVRGSTALLDAIGKTISQVKAEQNKLNSKERSEKILFVIITDGMENASKEYTVNAVKKLISEQKEKENWEFLFLGANIDAIKTAESFGIEKSRAAQYKSDSIGTQLNYDSINNAVEEFRLNNKVNDSWKDKIEEDVKKRGK; the protein is encoded by the coding sequence ATGAAAAAAATTTTTAATTTATGTTTTTTTCTTTTGGTAAGCCTAGTTATTTTTCCAGCTTCAAAAACTAAAAAAGTTACTTTTGGAAAAAAAGCAGATCCAAAAAAAATGGAATTGGTATTTATTTTAGATAGAAGCGGTTCAATGGGCGGGCTGGAATCAGACACCATCGGAGGCTTTAATTCAGTTCTGGAAAAACAAAGAAAAGACAAGAACGGACAAGTAAATGTAACAACTGTTCTGTTTGACAACGAATATGAATTACTGCACAGCAAAATTCCGATACAGCAAGTAAAGCCCCTAACTGAAAAAGAATATTTTGTAAGAGGCAGCACTGCCCTTCTGGATGCAATTGGAAAAACTATTTCCCAAGTAAAGGCTGAACAAAATAAATTAAATTCCAAGGAACGATCTGAAAAAATACTATTTGTCATCATTACCGACGGAATGGAAAACGCAAGCAAGGAATACACAGTAAACGCAGTAAAAAAACTAATCAGTGAACAAAAAGAAAAAGAAAACTGGGAATTTTTATTTTTAGGAGCAAATATAGATGCTATAAAAACAGCCGAAAGCTTTGGAATAGAAAAATCCAGAGCCGCCCAATACAAATCTGACAGCATAGGAACTCAGCTAAACTACGACTCAATAAATAACGCAGTAGAAGAGTTTCGACTAAACAACAAAGTTAATGACAGCTGGAAGGATAAAATAGAAGAAGATGTGAAAAAGAGAGGAAAATAA
- a CDS encoding DUF1269 domain-containing protein: MENNVLLATFKNQLSAFEALADIKAKYLGENYVITQAAVVKKENDSLSFKDGFEVNANGNIGFLNGGLLGGLIGIIGGPLGVIFGGTIGALLGESHGEKADKKVVGIFEDVSKYLVNDHYALILLTSESDTSELDNFLNKYEAETILRKDASIVRKDLELAEEYERKLKTDVEYKELKQKFENKSKEIKSNLDNFSEKVKANAEAFTEDLTKFVLDLKNKFKK; this comes from the coding sequence ATGGAAAACAATGTACTGCTTGCAACATTTAAGAATCAGCTAAGCGCATTTGAGGCATTGGCGGATATAAAAGCAAAATATTTAGGAGAAAATTATGTAATCACTCAGGCGGCTGTTGTGAAAAAAGAAAATGACAGCTTGTCTTTTAAAGATGGATTTGAAGTAAATGCAAATGGGAATATAGGATTTTTGAACGGCGGGCTGCTTGGAGGATTAATTGGAATTATCGGAGGGCCACTAGGTGTTATCTTTGGTGGAACTATTGGGGCTTTGTTAGGAGAAAGCCATGGAGAAAAAGCAGATAAAAAAGTAGTTGGCATCTTTGAAGATGTGTCAAAATATTTGGTGAATGATCATTATGCCTTGATTTTGCTGACATCGGAATCAGATACTTCTGAACTCGACAACTTTTTAAATAAATATGAAGCGGAAACTATTTTAAGAAAAGATGCCTCAATTGTAAGAAAAGACTTGGAACTGGCAGAAGAATATGAAAGAAAATTAAAAACAGATGTTGAATACAAAGAGTTAAAGCAAAAATTTGAAAATAAATCTAAAGAAATAAAAAGCAATTTAGATAATTTTTCAGAAAAGGTAAAAGCTAATGCAGAAGCGTTTACAGAAGATTTGACAAAATTTGTACTGGATTTGAAAAATAAATTTAAAAAGTAA
- a CDS encoding AarF/ABC1/UbiB kinase family protein — protein MAIFNQNIKRMLELPRVIIKYGFEEFFKQGDLERFVPKRVKKEYSERIREINSYTFYERVRMALEELGPVYVKFGQMLSNRKDILPEELIVELQKLQDNVEVEKVNISQKLNLELGIDVDDYFSGIEEYPMASASIGQVFRAKLKTGEKVVIKVQRENIRPVVEADLGIMKNLSKTLERYYDYLKRMNISEIVESFEKMLNEELSLNNELNNILRFANNFKDDKRIHVPAVYKELSNDRILTMEMIEGFKITDIENIIKIGQKPEKVARTGLDLYLTQFLKHGFFHADPHPGNIFIKENEQIVFIDFGAMGRLYPNERELLISLILYSLKKDVKKMIEVIRELAIKFEVADEKKLERELYGLMEMIDGNSLETLDVVVLFEKARKIFSDNQILLSEDIYLLVKGIGQIEGIGRHLDPNLNITKVMYPYMDKIARERMNPINILKQNAFKLETFSDNWLTLPTDLKMILEKIQKNELKHKHEIIGFEKFQKTFEELVLAIIISSLFVGSSILALANIPPKIFGISGLGLLGFVIAGIMGMNLFLKSKK, from the coding sequence ATGGCAATATTTAATCAGAATATAAAAAGAATGCTTGAACTTCCGAGAGTCATTATTAAATATGGATTTGAGGAATTTTTTAAGCAGGGAGATCTGGAAAGGTTTGTTCCAAAAAGGGTAAAAAAAGAGTACAGCGAGCGGATAAGGGAGATAAACTCATACACTTTCTATGAAAGAGTGAGGATGGCGCTTGAAGAGCTGGGGCCTGTGTATGTGAAATTTGGACAGATGTTAAGCAACAGAAAGGATATTTTGCCAGAGGAGCTCATTGTAGAACTGCAGAAATTGCAGGATAATGTGGAAGTCGAGAAAGTTAATATAAGCCAGAAATTAAATTTGGAGCTTGGAATTGACGTAGATGATTATTTTAGCGGGATAGAAGAATATCCAATGGCATCAGCTTCAATAGGACAGGTATTTAGAGCGAAATTAAAAACTGGGGAAAAAGTTGTTATAAAGGTGCAGCGGGAAAATATACGCCCTGTTGTTGAGGCAGATTTGGGTATTATGAAAAACCTTTCAAAAACGCTTGAGCGATATTACGATTATTTGAAAAGAATGAATATTAGCGAGATTGTTGAAAGTTTTGAAAAAATGCTGAATGAAGAGCTTTCGTTAAATAATGAGCTGAATAATATACTCCGTTTCGCAAATAACTTTAAGGATGATAAGAGAATTCACGTTCCTGCCGTGTATAAGGAGCTTTCCAACGATCGTATTCTGACTATGGAAATGATTGAGGGATTTAAGATTACAGATATTGAAAATATCATAAAAATTGGGCAGAAACCGGAAAAGGTTGCAAGAACCGGACTTGATTTATATTTGACACAATTTTTAAAACATGGATTTTTTCATGCCGATCCTCATCCCGGCAATATATTTATAAAGGAAAATGAACAAATTGTATTTATTGATTTTGGTGCAATGGGAAGGCTTTACCCAAATGAGCGGGAACTTTTAATCAGCTTAATTCTTTATTCGTTGAAAAAAGATGTAAAAAAAATGATTGAAGTGATACGGGAACTGGCGATAAAGTTTGAAGTTGCAGATGAAAAAAAGCTGGAACGGGAACTTTACGGGCTGATGGAAATGATAGACGGAAATTCGCTGGAAACTCTGGATGTGGTTGTGCTTTTTGAAAAGGCAAGAAAGATATTCAGCGACAATCAGATTCTGCTTTCTGAAGACATTTACCTGCTAGTAAAGGGAATTGGGCAAATTGAAGGAATAGGACGGCATCTGGATCCAAATCTTAATATAACGAAGGTCATGTATCCGTATATGGATAAAATAGCCAGAGAGCGAATGAATCCAATAAATATTTTAAAGCAAAATGCTTTTAAACTAGAAACCTTTTCTGACAACTGGCTAACTTTGCCGACAGATTTAAAAATGATTCTAGAAAAAATTCAAAAAAATGAATTAAAGCATAAGCATGAAATAATTGGTTTTGAAAAATTTCAAAAGACTTTTGAGGAGTTAGTTCTGGCAATTATTATTTCATCATTGTTTGTCGGCTCTTCAATACTGGCTTTGGCAAATATCCCGCCAAAAATCTTTGGAATTTCTGGACTAGGACTGCTAGGGTTTGTTATTGCAGGAATAATGGGGATGAATTTGTTTTTAAAAAGTAAAAAATAA
- a CDS encoding RIP metalloprotease, translated as MGIIFTIVILGLIVFLHELGHFATAKYFGMPVSEFAIGMGPKIFSARKGETVYSIRALPLGGFVNIEGMQPEKFDLKGFKKEKTDEIIEELKREQKLKNMEGETRETEDEEFVNEVSKRLDKAVEEELKKQENIQKNGFFTKPPFSRFVVLIAGVMMNFISALIALFVLLSITGIMPIKYTAPVVGEIQANSRAKGKLQVNDRILAVNGENVSNWVEMSEKVAKISKNYKNEDVSLKILRNNKEITENVKLTYYGEAKANLLGIQVLPQKTNVGERIKMSFIMFGDYFKLTLDGVRMLVTGKVAMKEMTGPVGLPKIIGQAYGQGGFFALLGIFILISINIGIMNLLPIPALDGGRLIFVIPEFFGIKVNKKIEERIHMIGMIFLLVLMLVIVFFDVTKYF; from the coding sequence ATGGGAATAATTTTTACGATAGTAATTTTGGGATTAATTGTATTTTTGCATGAATTGGGGCATTTTGCCACTGCTAAGTATTTTGGGATGCCTGTTTCGGAGTTTGCTATTGGAATGGGGCCTAAGATTTTTTCAGCGAGGAAAGGGGAAACGGTGTATTCGATTAGGGCGCTTCCACTTGGGGGATTTGTCAATATCGAGGGTATGCAGCCTGAAAAATTTGATTTGAAGGGATTTAAGAAGGAAAAGACTGATGAGATTATTGAGGAACTGAAAAGAGAACAGAAGTTAAAGAATATGGAAGGTGAAACAAGGGAAACTGAAGATGAAGAATTTGTCAATGAAGTGTCGAAACGGCTGGATAAGGCTGTGGAAGAGGAATTGAAAAAGCAGGAAAATATTCAGAAGAACGGATTTTTTACAAAGCCGCCGTTTAGCCGATTTGTTGTGCTGATTGCAGGAGTTATGATGAACTTTATCTCAGCATTGATTGCATTGTTTGTGCTGCTTTCTATAACGGGAATTATGCCTATAAAATATACGGCGCCAGTTGTCGGGGAAATTCAGGCAAATTCAAGGGCAAAGGGAAAATTGCAAGTAAATGACAGAATTTTGGCGGTTAATGGTGAAAATGTGTCAAACTGGGTGGAAATGTCAGAAAAAGTTGCGAAAATTAGTAAGAATTATAAAAATGAAGATGTAAGCTTGAAAATTTTGAGAAATAACAAGGAAATTACAGAAAATGTGAAATTGACTTACTACGGTGAGGCGAAGGCAAATCTGCTTGGAATACAGGTTTTGCCACAAAAAACTAATGTCGGTGAAAGAATAAAAATGAGTTTTATAATGTTTGGAGATTATTTTAAGTTGACTCTGGATGGCGTGAGAATGCTTGTAACTGGGAAAGTGGCAATGAAGGAAATGACAGGGCCTGTCGGGCTGCCAAAAATTATTGGGCAGGCTTATGGGCAAGGTGGATTTTTTGCACTGCTTGGGATATTTATTCTTATTTCAATAAACATTGGAATTATGAATTTACTGCCTATTCCGGCACTTGACGGGGGAAGGCTGATATTCGTCATTCCTGAATTTTTTGGAATAAAGGTAAATAAAAAAATAGAAGAAAGAATACATATGATTGGAATGATATTTTTACTTGTATTAATGCTGGTTATTGTATTTTTTGATGTTACTAAGTATTTTTAG
- a CDS encoding cell division protein SepF: MGLKRKLMEFFGDDIEDDDDELSEELSNDERKEAAAEQPSQNQQAKVQPKPTVNRVEQEKQPEEKKGIGSLFGVGKKEESTKMASSKVSYVSIIRPKVFEDSRLIADAIKENKVVTFSLEFLEYEVGQRVIDFVSGAAYAMNAHLSKVTDKVLTSIPVGIDYEDIDASLGEESRDSNLL; the protein is encoded by the coding sequence TTGGGACTTAAAAGAAAATTAATGGAATTTTTTGGCGATGATATTGAAGATGATGACGATGAGTTATCTGAAGAGTTGTCAAATGATGAAAGAAAAGAAGCGGCAGCAGAACAGCCGTCACAAAATCAGCAAGCAAAAGTTCAACCAAAACCGACAGTAAACCGAGTTGAACAGGAAAAACAACCAGAAGAGAAAAAAGGCATTGGAAGTCTTTTTGGAGTAGGAAAAAAGGAGGAAAGTACAAAAATGGCGTCGTCAAAAGTAAGTTATGTTTCGATTATCAGACCAAAAGTTTTTGAAGATTCGAGATTAATTGCGGATGCAATAAAAGAAAATAAAGTTGTAACATTCAGTTTGGAATTTTTAGAGTATGAAGTGGGACAAAGGGTAATAGATTTTGTGAGTGGAGCTGCCTATGCAATGAATGCGCACCTTTCAAAAGTTACTGACAAAGTTTTGACTTCTATTCCAGTTGGAATCGACTATGAAGATATTGATGCTTCATTGGGAGAAGAATCAAGAGATAGTAACTTATTATAA
- a CDS encoding YggS family pyridoxal phosphate-dependent enzyme, giving the protein MELDSIKIQQNYKKILEDIKKYSPYPEKVKILFVSKYLNVEEHKALIEMGYDYFGENRAQLYRDKLNEFSDEKYKNIKWDFIGRLQKNKIKYIINSVNLIHSIDSYELLEEINKKAIENDRIINGLVQINVSKEESKTGVYIEDFKKNSEKYFSMSNVKIAGFMTMAPLEASEDEINDYFSNMRKLKEEYQKQYDYVTEISMGMSNDYMEALKNGATIIRIGSKLFE; this is encoded by the coding sequence ATGGAACTTGATAGCATAAAAATTCAGCAGAATTATAAAAAAATTTTGGAAGATATAAAAAAATATTCTCCGTATCCTGAAAAAGTGAAAATTTTATTTGTAAGTAAATATTTGAATGTGGAGGAGCATAAGGCTCTGATTGAGATGGGCTATGATTATTTTGGTGAAAATCGGGCTCAGCTTTATCGGGACAAGCTGAATGAATTTTCAGATGAAAAATATAAAAATATCAAATGGGATTTTATTGGAAGGTTGCAAAAAAATAAAATAAAGTATATAATTAATAGTGTGAATTTAATACATTCGATTGATTCTTATGAACTTTTAGAGGAAATAAATAAAAAAGCTATTGAAAATGACAGAATTATAAATGGATTAGTTCAAATTAATGTTTCAAAGGAAGAATCCAAAACAGGAGTTTATATTGAAGATTTTAAAAAAAATAGCGAAAAGTATTTTTCTATGAGTAATGTAAAAATAGCTGGTTTTATGACTATGGCTCCACTTGAAGCGTCTGAGGATGAAATAAATGATTATTTTTCAAATATGAGAAAACTGAAAGAAGAATACCAGAAGCAATATGATTATGTTACGGAAATTTCTATGGGAATGTCGAATGATTATATGGAAGCCCTGAAAAATGGGGCGACTATAATTAGAATAGGAAGTAAGTTATTTGAATAG
- the hemW gene encoding radical SAM family heme chaperone HemW translates to MEKIEIKEKDIDAIYIHIPFCNKKCEYCDFCTFVRMEKEYRRYVDYLIKEIRMYPKLKYDTIYFGGGTPSVLPVEMIREIMDELDWTGNAEITLELNPTDMTLGKLEEIRKIGINRLSIGIQSFQNHVLKFIGRQHSSDDAVNVYKMAREAGFENITVDLMFGIPNQSIEDLQKDLEILKKLKPENVSIYSLIWEEGTVFWSKLQKGILSEIDQDVEAQMYEMIIEFFNENGYCHYEISNFARIDGNFEGNISINENFKSQKLENKFLENIEDFEMIEKRQKNGGRHNLKYWRNKKFIGVGMSAAAYYGENRHSNVRTFNKYYKFLDSEKLPIDENTVEIVDEAESEKLKKILGLRLIQEGIGYFEDKKVEKLIKNGLLKKFAVKKVDFSEKKFEKIEKFIAAKEKEIKNKVKNNEYFDGKIAGNAYEIRLRLTKKGMLLANDVFVEFI, encoded by the coding sequence ATGGAAAAGATAGAAATAAAAGAAAAAGATATTGATGCAATATATATTCATATTCCATTTTGTAATAAAAAGTGTGAATATTGTGATTTTTGCACGTTTGTGAGAATGGAAAAAGAGTATAGGAGATACGTGGATTATTTGATTAAGGAGATTAGGATGTATCCGAAACTTAAGTATGATACGATTTATTTTGGAGGAGGAACGCCTTCGGTATTGCCAGTTGAGATGATAAGGGAAATAATGGATGAATTGGACTGGACTGGGAATGCGGAAATTACTTTGGAATTGAATCCGACAGATATGACTTTGGGAAAATTGGAGGAAATTCGGAAAATTGGGATAAATCGTTTGAGTATTGGGATACAGAGCTTTCAGAATCATGTACTGAAATTTATTGGAAGGCAGCATAGTTCAGATGATGCGGTAAATGTGTACAAAATGGCTAGAGAAGCTGGATTTGAGAATATAACTGTAGATTTGATGTTTGGGATTCCTAATCAAAGCATTGAAGATTTGCAGAAGGATTTGGAAATTTTGAAAAAATTGAAGCCTGAAAATGTGTCGATTTATTCGCTTATATGGGAGGAAGGGACTGTTTTCTGGAGCAAGTTGCAAAAGGGTATTCTGTCGGAAATTGATCAGGATGTGGAAGCTCAGATGTATGAGATGATTATTGAATTTTTTAATGAAAATGGGTACTGTCATTATGAAATATCGAATTTTGCACGAATTGATGGAAATTTTGAGGGAAATATAAGTATTAACGAAAATTTTAAAAGTCAAAAATTAGAAAATAAATTTTTGGAAAATATAGAAGATTTTGAGATGATTGAGAAAAGGCAGAAAAATGGCGGAAGGCATAACCTGAAATATTGGAGAAATAAGAAATTTATTGGTGTCGGAATGAGTGCGGCAGCTTATTATGGTGAAAACCGGCATAGCAATGTGCGGACATTTAATAAATATTATAAATTTCTAGATAGTGAAAAATTACCGATTGACGAGAATACAGTGGAAATTGTGGATGAAGCTGAAAGTGAAAAATTGAAGAAAATACTGGGGTTAAGGCTGATTCAGGAAGGAATTGGGTATTTTGAGGACAAGAAAGTTGAAAAACTTATAAAAAATGGATTGCTGAAAAAATTTGCTGTAAAAAAAGTGGATTTTTCTGAAAAAAAATTTGAAAAAATTGAAAAATTTATTGCCGCAAAAGAAAAAGAAATAAAAAATAAAGTCAAAAATAATGAATATTTTGATGGGAAAATAGCGGGAAATGCCTATGAAATAAGGCTTCGGCTGACAAAAAAAGGAATGCTGCTGGCAAATGATGTATTTGTTGAATTTATTTGA